The following are encoded together in the Planococcus antarcticus DSM 14505 genome:
- a CDS encoding alkaline phosphatase, with protein sequence MIHKKLKVKALPIALASAVALTGISSFSLAAEAQAPGGNQGKAPEHSQGKSGKKDKVQNVIFLIGDGVGTSYTSAYRYLQDEASTKLVEDMSFDSYLVGQQSTYPEDPEQNITDSASAATAMAAGIKTYNNAIAVDNDESEVKTVLEAAKEKGKATGLVATSEITHATPASFGAHDIARKNMNAIEDDYYDELINGEHKVDVLLGGGVDLFDRKDRDLTEEFQEDGYSYITDRNELLDNDDEQVLGLFAPAGLPKMIDRDDSTPSLAEMTESAIDRLSEDEEGFFLMVEGSQVDWAGHDNDIVAAMSEMEDYDKAFQAAIKFAEEDGNTLVVATADHSTGGFSIGADGIYNWFGEPIKAAKRTPDFMAEQIVGGAGVEEILSEYIDLDLTAEEIGAVKKAGADGKYTAIDNSIEKIFDKRSHTGWTTGGHTGEDVPVYAYGPASDKFAGQLDNTDHAKIIFDLLKAKVEINDK encoded by the coding sequence ATGATACATAAAAAGTTGAAAGTGAAAGCACTTCCGATTGCTTTAGCTTCCGCAGTGGCGCTGACAGGCATCAGCTCTTTTTCATTAGCAGCCGAAGCGCAGGCTCCAGGCGGCAACCAGGGAAAAGCACCTGAGCATAGCCAAGGCAAAAGCGGCAAAAAAGACAAAGTACAGAACGTTATTTTCCTGATTGGTGACGGTGTCGGAACGTCTTATACCTCCGCTTACCGATACTTGCAGGACGAGGCTTCGACTAAGTTAGTTGAAGACATGTCTTTCGATTCGTACTTGGTCGGACAACAATCAACTTACCCGGAAGATCCAGAACAAAACATCACAGATTCTGCTTCAGCAGCCACAGCCATGGCTGCTGGCATTAAAACCTATAACAATGCAATCGCTGTCGATAACGACGAAAGTGAAGTGAAAACAGTCCTTGAAGCAGCCAAAGAAAAAGGCAAAGCGACAGGACTCGTTGCAACATCTGAAATCACACATGCGACACCGGCATCATTCGGAGCTCATGACATTGCTCGCAAGAACATGAACGCCATTGAGGATGATTATTACGACGAATTGATTAATGGTGAACACAAAGTTGATGTTCTCCTGGGCGGAGGAGTCGATTTGTTCGACCGGAAGGACCGTGACCTTACGGAGGAGTTTCAAGAAGACGGCTACAGCTATATTACAGACCGAAATGAGTTATTAGACAACGATGACGAGCAAGTGCTTGGATTGTTTGCACCGGCGGGTCTTCCGAAAATGATCGATCGTGACGATAGCACGCCATCATTGGCAGAGATGACGGAATCGGCCATCGACCGGTTGTCAGAAGATGAAGAAGGCTTTTTCCTTATGGTAGAAGGAAGCCAGGTTGACTGGGCAGGGCATGACAACGACATTGTGGCTGCGATGAGCGAAATGGAAGACTATGACAAAGCCTTCCAGGCAGCGATCAAATTTGCTGAAGAAGACGGCAATACGTTAGTCGTTGCAACGGCTGACCATTCGACGGGGGGCTTTTCTATCGGAGCGGACGGCATTTATAACTGGTTCGGAGAGCCGATCAAAGCGGCAAAACGCACCCCGGATTTCATGGCTGAACAAATCGTTGGCGGCGCTGGCGTGGAAGAAATCTTAAGCGAGTATATCGACCTTGACCTAACAGCTGAAGAAATTGGTGCCGTGAAAAAGGCGGGAGCGGATGGCAAGTATACAGCTATCGACAATTCCATCGAAAAGATTTTCGATAAACGTTCGCATACCGGCTGGACAACCGGTGGCCATACAGGGGAAGATGTTCCTGTTTATGCATACGGTCCAGCAAGCGATAAATTCGCAGGGCAGCTGGACAACACCGACCACGCAAAAATCATCTTTGATTTATTGAAAGCGAAAGTTGAAATCAACGATAAGTAA
- a CDS encoding multidrug effflux MFS transporter, whose translation MESLTGLKRVHFILLMGALTSLIPFTIDMYLPAFPILADVYETNATSVQLSLTACLLGLAVGQLITGALSDVQGRRKPLLISLVGYVLASVACIFAPNIYIFVLLRFVQGFAASGGLVISRAIVRDVSNGAELTRLFALLMVVNNLVPLLAPSVGSGVLLFADWRGIFLVLTLLGIILLLVSAFRLKESLPPEKRVSSNLKSTFSNFAGILKNRQFTGYALAQGFLIGGVFAYVSGTPFIYQNIYGASPQAFSLLFGMNGIGLIIGSYAVGRFSYIWSEKRFLETALYTATSAGGVLLAVILLEGPLWTVVIPIFFFITSIGVVGTAAFTLAMESQGHVAGSASALLGLLPFILGAATAPLVGIAGENTAVPMGLIIFFMCLIALLAYLLLAKNSTVSTVK comes from the coding sequence TTGGAAAGTTTGACTGGCTTAAAACGTGTCCATTTTATTTTGCTGATGGGTGCTTTGACTTCGTTGATTCCGTTTACGATTGATATGTATTTACCGGCTTTTCCAATTCTTGCGGACGTCTATGAAACAAATGCCACTTCAGTTCAATTGAGTTTGACCGCTTGTTTGCTCGGACTCGCAGTCGGCCAATTGATCACTGGTGCACTCAGTGATGTGCAGGGAAGACGAAAGCCGCTGCTGATTTCCCTGGTTGGCTATGTCTTGGCATCAGTGGCTTGTATATTTGCTCCAAACATCTACATATTCGTTCTGCTGCGTTTTGTGCAGGGCTTTGCGGCTTCTGGTGGGCTGGTTATTTCCCGGGCAATAGTGCGAGATGTCAGCAACGGAGCAGAATTGACAAGATTATTTGCCTTATTGATGGTCGTGAACAATCTGGTGCCGTTACTCGCTCCTTCTGTCGGCAGCGGAGTTTTACTGTTTGCAGACTGGAGAGGGATTTTCCTGGTGCTGACCCTGCTTGGGATTATCCTACTGCTAGTTTCTGCTTTTCGACTAAAGGAAAGCTTGCCGCCTGAAAAACGCGTTTCAAGCAACTTGAAGTCGACCTTTAGTAATTTTGCGGGGATTTTGAAGAACCGCCAGTTTACCGGTTATGCGTTGGCCCAAGGCTTTCTGATCGGCGGTGTTTTTGCTTATGTATCGGGGACTCCTTTCATCTACCAGAACATCTACGGGGCGTCACCCCAGGCATTCAGCCTTCTGTTCGGAATGAATGGCATCGGACTGATTATCGGCAGTTACGCTGTCGGCCGTTTTTCATATATCTGGTCGGAAAAGCGGTTTTTGGAAACGGCCCTTTATACGGCGACAAGTGCAGGAGGCGTTTTATTGGCGGTGATTCTTCTGGAGGGTCCTTTATGGACGGTTGTTATCCCTATCTTCTTTTTCATCACGTCGATTGGTGTAGTGGGTACGGCCGCCTTTACTCTTGCGATGGAAAGCCAGGGGCATGTGGCAGGAAGCGCCTCCGCATTGCTAGGGCTGCTCCCTTTTATCCTCGGAGCCGCGACTGCACCCTTAGTGGGAATTGCCGGAGAAAATACAGCAGTTCCCATGGGACTGATCATCTTCTTTATGTGCTTGATCGCACTACTGGCCTATCTGTTGCTGGCAAAAAACTCTACTGTATCGACTGTCAAATAA
- a CDS encoding branched-chain amino acid aminotransferase, whose translation MTTYQLEVVENTSKKEKPAKDQVPFGTTFTDYMYVLEYEIEKGWYDPKIVPYGPITLDPAAMIFHYGQTVFEGMKAYHTEDGRILLFRPEKNFERLNLSSERLSIPPIDEQQALEHLTQLIKLEKEWVPKTPGTSLYIRPYIISTDANLAVGPSQTYKYMVILSPVGSYFPGGLQPVVIHVEDKFTRAVKGGTGMAKTAGNYSSGYQAQANAKKEGNADVLWLDGVEKKYIEEVGSMNIFFKINGEVITPELNGSILKGITRTSIIELLGTWGVTVTEKRVSIAELYEAYEAGQVEEVFGTGTAAVISPVGELNWQGKKMIINNHEIGELSQKLYDTITGIQTGKIEDTLGWTVEIK comes from the coding sequence ATGACTACATATCAGCTTGAGGTTGTTGAGAATACCAGCAAAAAAGAAAAGCCGGCGAAAGACCAAGTACCATTCGGGACTACTTTTACAGATTATATGTACGTCCTGGAATACGAAATAGAAAAAGGCTGGTATGATCCAAAAATCGTTCCCTACGGTCCGATTACCTTAGACCCAGCGGCGATGATTTTCCATTACGGCCAAACAGTCTTTGAAGGCATGAAAGCCTATCACACTGAGGACGGACGCATCTTATTGTTCCGCCCGGAAAAGAACTTTGAGCGCCTGAATCTTTCAAGTGAGCGCTTGAGCATTCCACCAATTGATGAACAACAGGCTTTGGAGCATTTGACGCAATTGATTAAACTTGAAAAAGAGTGGGTTCCAAAAACACCTGGAACTTCGCTGTATATCCGTCCTTACATTATTTCAACAGACGCCAATCTTGCAGTTGGACCGTCTCAAACTTATAAATACATGGTCATCCTGTCACCGGTAGGCTCTTATTTCCCAGGAGGTCTTCAGCCGGTTGTTATCCATGTGGAAGATAAATTTACTCGCGCGGTAAAAGGTGGAACCGGTATGGCCAAAACAGCTGGAAACTATTCATCGGGCTATCAGGCGCAAGCCAATGCCAAAAAAGAAGGCAATGCGGATGTCTTGTGGCTGGACGGCGTCGAAAAGAAATACATTGAAGAAGTTGGCAGCATGAATATCTTTTTCAAAATCAATGGCGAAGTGATAACGCCTGAGCTGAATGGCAGTATCTTAAAAGGCATTACGCGTACGTCCATCATTGAATTGCTTGGCACATGGGGAGTTACGGTAACTGAAAAGCGCGTTTCTATTGCCGAATTGTACGAAGCTTATGAAGCTGGACAAGTCGAAGAAGTATTTGGCACCGGCACAGCCGCAGTCATTTCCCCAGTGGGTGAGCTGAACTGGCAAGGCAAGAAGATGATCATTAATAACCATGAAATCGGTGAATTGTCGCAAAAACTATACGATACCATCACAGGGATCCAAACAGGGAAAATCGAAGATACACTTGGCTGGACTGTGGAAATAAAGTAA
- a CDS encoding NUDIX hydrolase, translated as MDPKNMLEKVKNRVPDVLGNKDFSKYAILLPLIEKNGEIHVLFEVRSYDLRNQPGEICFPGGKIDFQDQTEEDTAVRETIEELGIERAEISDIFPLDYIVSPFGMIVYTFAGVIDSSALFVPNPPEVDSIFTVPLSFFLEKEPKVYRINFDIQPEESFPYDLIAGGENYNWRTRQVDEYFYIYEDKVIWGLTAKILAHFIEIIR; from the coding sequence ATGGATCCGAAAAACATGCTGGAAAAAGTGAAAAATCGTGTTCCTGATGTATTGGGAAACAAGGATTTTTCAAAATATGCAATTCTATTGCCCCTTATTGAAAAAAATGGAGAAATTCACGTCCTCTTTGAAGTTCGCTCTTATGATTTAAGAAACCAGCCAGGAGAAATTTGTTTTCCTGGAGGAAAAATTGATTTTCAGGACCAGACAGAAGAAGACACCGCGGTCCGGGAAACAATTGAAGAATTAGGGATAGAAAGAGCCGAAATCTCGGATATTTTCCCGCTGGACTACATCGTGTCGCCATTCGGCATGATTGTTTATACGTTTGCCGGTGTTATCGATTCAAGCGCTTTGTTCGTTCCGAACCCTCCGGAAGTAGACAGCATCTTTACAGTGCCGTTGTCCTTTTTTCTGGAAAAAGAGCCAAAAGTATATCGCATCAATTTCGATATCCAGCCGGAGGAAAGCTTTCCTTATGATTTGATAGCCGGAGGGGAAAATTACAATTGGCGAACGCGTCAGGTTGATGAATATTTCTATATTTACGAAGACAAAGTTATATGGGGCCTGACCGCTAAAATTCTTGCTCACTTTATCGAGATCATTCGCTGA
- a CDS encoding DEAD/DEAH box helicase, with product MIFSINETKIKKLCGQVAYKKGRAFIQAGKIQLTPDPSDDLLIKAIVTGRSEFHVSIEQRQEGEILASCSCPPVGFVKTHCQHIAGVLLAIDDMQQRENPTMKMLDLFAQQTRGTKGSGQYFDKRKTLHVEFSCLPVLLDGTGYVFGLRIAAGTQELEPVGNISDFLKAVRTEESYSESVGCHYSPQDHRLQEENEKILNYLVKTRITGSGREEETDQLVLAVSDWEQLLPLLQAAPNVNLVDVGQITEGIRTIKELPLSFHFNENRSGGFRLDVEGLERVLVLKAYEMAVAEGALVHLTEEDTRRLAELKKLLPGSIDQLLISADEMDHFMATVVPGLERLGKVHIAEAVAERLVETPLRAKLYLDRIKHRLLAGVEFHYGHLVINPCEEPEGEFRHYPGIRRQREQEQDILRILKDSAFTQTDGGFYMQDEESEYHFLYHVTPELEELMQIYATTAVKLRVQKNYGGPKVKVEISERTDWLEFRFDLQDIPEAEIKKILTALEEKRPYYRIPNGTLMSLETAEFMDLNDFLREMDITAANFGREEIRVPLIHGLHLAASLDDGQLLDPGASFAHLLQNLSQPEELATDIPESLNGVLRDYQEAGFRWLKLLAKYKFGGILADDMGLGKTLQSIAYIVSVLPDIRKQQQPVLVVAPSSLVYNWLNELVKFAPSVKTQIIDGTKTQRASLIQKTQGLDVVITSYPSLRMDQVLYRNQSFHSLFLDEAQAFKNPVTQTAKAVRKIQADHRFALTGTPIENSLDELWSIFNVVFPELLPNRRLFSEMRRDSIKKRVRPFILRRIKKDVLTELPDKVESIHFSELQKEQKKLYAAYLAELKQDAFKHLNKDSFQKNRIRILAGLTRLRQLCCHPALFVEGYEGGSAKFDQLMELIKESRLSGRRVLVFSQFTQMLGIIGHRLAKEGVPYFYLDGQTPPMERVGLCHRFNEGERDLFLISLKAGGTGLNLTGADTVVLYDLWWNPAVEQQAADRAHRMGQKKEVQVIRLVAKGTIEEKINELQMKKKNLIDDVIQSGEEPLKAMTVEDMREILTM from the coding sequence ATGATCTTTTCAATTAATGAAACAAAAATAAAAAAACTATGCGGGCAGGTTGCTTATAAAAAAGGCCGTGCTTTTATTCAGGCTGGCAAAATTCAGCTGACTCCGGATCCGAGTGATGACCTCCTTATTAAAGCTATTGTCACAGGGCGCAGCGAATTTCACGTCAGCATCGAGCAGCGACAAGAAGGAGAAATCCTAGCTTCTTGTAGCTGTCCACCGGTCGGTTTCGTGAAGACCCATTGCCAACACATTGCAGGTGTTCTGCTGGCGATTGATGACATGCAGCAGCGTGAAAATCCTACGATGAAGATGTTGGATTTATTTGCGCAGCAAACAAGAGGAACAAAAGGGAGCGGACAGTATTTTGACAAAAGGAAAACGCTTCATGTGGAGTTCAGCTGCCTGCCGGTTTTGTTAGACGGAACGGGTTATGTGTTTGGTCTCCGGATCGCTGCGGGCACTCAGGAACTAGAACCTGTCGGAAATATTAGTGATTTTCTGAAGGCGGTGAGGACAGAGGAATCCTATAGCGAATCAGTTGGCTGTCATTATTCGCCGCAAGATCATCGCTTGCAAGAAGAGAACGAAAAGATCCTTAATTACTTGGTGAAAACTCGAATTACAGGAAGTGGAAGAGAAGAAGAAACAGATCAATTAGTGCTTGCGGTCTCGGACTGGGAGCAGTTGCTGCCATTATTGCAAGCCGCTCCTAACGTTAACCTCGTCGATGTGGGCCAGATTACAGAAGGCATTCGCACCATCAAAGAATTGCCGCTGTCTTTTCACTTTAACGAGAACCGTTCCGGTGGATTTCGACTGGATGTTGAAGGGTTGGAGAGAGTGCTGGTTCTGAAAGCGTACGAAATGGCAGTTGCTGAGGGTGCCTTGGTCCATTTAACTGAAGAAGATACAAGGCGACTGGCGGAACTGAAAAAATTGCTGCCAGGTTCTATTGATCAGCTGCTCATTTCGGCAGATGAAATGGATCATTTCATGGCTACGGTCGTACCGGGGCTGGAGCGTTTAGGAAAAGTGCACATCGCTGAAGCGGTAGCAGAACGGCTGGTGGAAACACCTCTTCGCGCCAAGCTGTACCTTGACCGCATTAAACACCGGCTGCTGGCCGGGGTGGAATTTCATTATGGCCATTTGGTCATCAATCCATGCGAAGAGCCGGAAGGCGAATTCCGTCATTATCCGGGCATCCGCAGACAGCGTGAGCAAGAGCAGGATATCCTGCGAATCTTGAAAGACAGCGCCTTTACACAGACCGATGGTGGTTTCTATATGCAGGACGAAGAATCGGAATATCATTTTTTGTATCATGTTACTCCTGAGCTAGAAGAGTTGATGCAAATTTATGCGACGACTGCCGTCAAACTGCGTGTTCAAAAAAACTACGGCGGTCCGAAAGTGAAAGTTGAAATTAGCGAGCGCACCGATTGGCTGGAGTTCCGCTTTGACCTTCAGGACATTCCGGAAGCGGAAATCAAAAAGATTTTGACAGCATTGGAGGAAAAGCGTCCTTATTACCGAATCCCTAACGGTACGTTAATGTCCCTGGAAACGGCTGAATTCATGGATTTAAACGATTTTCTGCGTGAAATGGATATTACTGCAGCTAATTTCGGCCGGGAGGAAATCCGCGTGCCGCTGATCCACGGACTGCATTTGGCGGCTTCATTGGATGATGGACAGCTGCTCGATCCGGGTGCCAGTTTTGCTCATTTGCTGCAAAACTTGAGTCAACCGGAAGAGTTGGCTACGGATATACCGGAAAGTTTGAACGGTGTGCTGCGCGATTACCAGGAAGCCGGTTTCCGCTGGCTCAAATTATTGGCAAAGTATAAATTCGGCGGTATTTTAGCTGACGACATGGGGCTCGGCAAAACCCTGCAAAGCATTGCCTATATCGTTTCCGTGCTACCAGACATCCGCAAACAGCAGCAGCCTGTGCTGGTGGTCGCCCCTTCATCGCTCGTCTATAACTGGCTGAACGAGCTGGTAAAGTTTGCGCCAAGCGTTAAAACCCAAATCATTGATGGTACTAAAACACAAAGAGCTTCATTGATTCAAAAAACACAAGGTTTGGATGTGGTCATCACTTCCTATCCATCCTTGCGTATGGACCAGGTATTGTACCGGAACCAAAGCTTCCATAGCCTGTTCTTGGACGAGGCACAGGCATTCAAGAATCCGGTCACTCAAACAGCGAAAGCGGTCAGAAAAATTCAGGCAGATCACCGATTCGCGCTTACCGGCACGCCAATCGAAAACTCGTTGGATGAATTATGGTCGATTTTCAATGTGGTGTTTCCAGAGCTGCTGCCGAATCGCAGACTTTTCAGTGAAATGAGACGCGACAGCATCAAGAAGCGGGTCCGACCTTTCATCCTGCGCCGCATTAAGAAGGATGTATTGACCGAGCTACCGGACAAAGTAGAATCCATCCATTTTTCAGAGCTGCAGAAAGAGCAGAAGAAATTATACGCGGCTTACTTAGCTGAATTAAAGCAGGACGCGTTCAAGCATTTGAACAAAGACAGCTTCCAGAAAAACCGCATCAGGATTTTGGCAGGGCTAACTAGGCTGCGCCAATTATGCTGCCATCCTGCATTGTTCGTGGAAGGCTATGAGGGTGGATCCGCTAAGTTTGATCAGCTGATGGAACTTATAAAGGAATCCCGACTGTCTGGCCGGCGCGTGCTGGTGTTTTCGCAATTCACCCAAATGCTCGGTATCATCGGCCATCGATTGGCAAAAGAAGGAGTGCCTTACTTTTATCTGGATGGCCAGACGCCACCGATGGAACGGGTAGGCCTGTGTCATCGCTTCAATGAAGGAGAAAGGGATTTGTTTTTGATTTCCTTAAAAGCTGGCGGGACTGGTTTGAATTTGACAGGAGCCGACACGGTTGTTCTGTACGATCTTTGGTGGAATCCGGCTGTCGAGCAGCAAGCCGCTGACCGTGCCCATCGCATGGGCCAGAAAAAAGAAGTTCAGGTAATTCGGCTCGTCGCCAAAGGCACCATCGAAGAAAAAATCAATGAGCTGCAGATGAAAAAGAAGAATCTGATCGATGATGTCATTCAGTCGGGAGAAGAACCGCTGAAAGCGATGACTGTAGAGGATATGCGAGAAATCTTGACAATGTAA
- the mnmH gene encoding tRNA 2-selenouridine(34) synthase MnmH, with translation MFSNIAVKELIPLSEKKKMVLIDVRSPSEYKNFSIPGSINIPFFNDAERAEIGTLYKQESVEAAKVRGLEIISAKLPEFVQQFKEIEGSKTVFCWRGGMRSRTTATLLSLMDVHVNRLEGGIREYRRWVINQLEQPEAPFKAYVLNGLTGTGKTRILKALEKQGYPVIDLEGLANHKGSIFGHIGVEPNNQKKFDSLFVQQFRELKKSPFVLFEAESARIGKVVIPNWVTELKAKSVQLFIDMPMEERIKEIIEDYRPVEYQAECIAAFQRIKTRMPQDISKKIESDLEAGEFDSAVRLLLEHYYDSRYKHTGLQYPDTQKKVLQVQNLEEAIEAIKRQIPEIQETPASNIG, from the coding sequence ATGTTCAGCAATATTGCAGTAAAAGAATTGATTCCTTTAAGTGAAAAGAAAAAAATGGTGTTGATTGATGTCAGATCGCCATCGGAATATAAGAATTTCTCAATACCCGGAAGCATTAATATCCCTTTTTTCAATGATGCGGAACGGGCAGAAATCGGTACACTTTATAAGCAAGAAAGTGTGGAAGCGGCTAAAGTGCGCGGTCTTGAAATCATATCCGCTAAGCTGCCGGAATTTGTTCAGCAGTTTAAAGAGATTGAAGGCAGTAAAACCGTATTTTGTTGGCGTGGTGGCATGCGCAGCCGAACAACAGCTACGCTTTTGTCGCTGATGGATGTTCACGTCAATCGGCTGGAAGGTGGCATCCGTGAATACCGGAGATGGGTCATCAATCAGCTCGAACAACCGGAAGCCCCTTTTAAAGCGTATGTTCTGAACGGGTTGACCGGTACTGGCAAAACGAGAATTTTAAAAGCGTTGGAAAAACAAGGCTATCCCGTAATCGATTTAGAGGGGCTGGCCAATCACAAAGGTTCGATTTTTGGGCATATCGGTGTTGAGCCAAATAACCAAAAAAAATTCGACTCACTTTTTGTTCAGCAATTCCGAGAACTTAAAAAGTCGCCATTCGTGCTGTTTGAAGCCGAAAGTGCACGGATTGGCAAAGTTGTCATCCCGAATTGGGTGACGGAACTGAAGGCCAAAAGCGTCCAGCTCTTTATCGATATGCCGATGGAAGAAAGAATTAAAGAGATTATTGAGGACTACCGTCCCGTGGAATATCAGGCCGAATGTATAGCAGCCTTCCAACGGATTAAAACACGGATGCCACAGGATATTTCAAAAAAAATCGAATCAGATCTGGAAGCTGGCGAATTTGACTCTGCAGTGCGCTTGTTGTTGGAGCATTATTACGATTCCCGCTACAAGCACACCGGCCTCCAATACCCGGACACGCAAAAAAAGGTACTTCAGGTCCAAAACCTGGAAGAAGCCATTGAAGCGATAAAAAGACAGATTCCAGAGATTCAGGAGACTCCGGCAAGTAATATAGGTTGA
- a CDS encoding YeeE/YedE family protein, translating to MTSITKVQPVNDVKAPIARQDAALNKPQISLIVGALVVTALLMIYLLATQHISQPILLVIGLALGYTLFHARFGFTSAFRRLASVGNGQAMRSHMLMLAVAVTLFAPILAYGYSFFGTEVAGYVSPVGVSLVVGAFLFGIGMQLGGGCASGTLYALGGGRTVMFVTLLFFIVGATIGAYHLPFWTEEMPAFEPISLATSTGLGYGGAWLVSIVIFTLVALISVVIEKKKRAPKMAPVPSASGWQRIFRGSWPLFAAAIVLALLNALTLMVRGTPWGITSAFALWGSKIAALFGVDVASWGYWQGANAAMLESSIFADSTTILNFGVIIGAFIASAAGGLFKFTKVTVGNFFASVIGGLLMGYGARLAFGCNIGAYFGGIASFSLHGYVWGILALAGTFVALYLRPLFGLSVPKSNDSVC from the coding sequence ATGACTTCTATTACGAAAGTTCAGCCGGTCAACGATGTAAAAGCCCCCATTGCACGGCAAGACGCAGCTTTAAATAAACCACAAATTTCATTGATTGTCGGGGCATTGGTCGTCACCGCGCTGTTAATGATTTATTTGCTGGCCACCCAGCACATTTCTCAGCCGATCCTTCTGGTCATCGGGCTGGCTCTTGGCTACACCTTATTTCACGCACGTTTCGGCTTCACATCAGCTTTTCGCCGCTTGGCATCTGTCGGCAACGGACAAGCCATGCGTTCGCATATGCTCATGCTAGCGGTCGCCGTAACTTTGTTTGCACCCATTTTGGCGTATGGCTATTCTTTTTTTGGTACTGAAGTTGCTGGCTACGTCTCACCAGTCGGAGTTAGCCTGGTTGTGGGAGCGTTTCTCTTCGGGATTGGTATGCAACTTGGCGGCGGCTGTGCGTCTGGCACTTTGTATGCGCTTGGTGGGGGACGCACAGTGATGTTCGTGACTTTGCTGTTCTTTATTGTCGGAGCCACAATCGGCGCTTATCATTTGCCATTCTGGACTGAAGAAATGCCAGCGTTTGAACCAATTTCGTTGGCAACATCCACCGGACTCGGCTACGGTGGCGCTTGGCTTGTATCGATTGTGATTTTCACTTTAGTAGCCTTGATCAGCGTGGTCATTGAGAAAAAAAAACGTGCGCCGAAAATGGCGCCTGTTCCGTCTGCATCTGGATGGCAACGGATTTTCCGCGGCTCGTGGCCTTTATTCGCAGCTGCGATTGTCTTGGCTCTGTTAAATGCATTAACGCTGATGGTCCGTGGGACGCCTTGGGGCATAACGTCGGCATTTGCTCTGTGGGGATCGAAAATCGCTGCACTGTTCGGTGTCGATGTGGCGAGCTGGGGTTATTGGCAAGGTGCCAATGCAGCTATGCTTGAGTCTTCGATCTTCGCAGATTCCACAACGATTTTGAACTTCGGTGTTATCATCGGGGCGTTCATCGCTTCAGCAGCTGGCGGCTTGTTCAAGTTCACAAAAGTGACAGTGGGCAATTTCTTCGCTTCTGTTATCGGTGGCCTGCTGATGGGCTATGGTGCCCGTCTGGCATTTGGCTGCAACATCGGCGCCTACTTTGGCGGCATTGCGTCGTTCAGCCTGCACGGCTATGTTTGGGGAATTTTGGCATTAGCAGGAACATTCGTTGCCTTGTATCTTCGTCCGCTGTTTGGACTGTCGGTACCTAAATCCAACGATTCAGTGTGCTGA
- a CDS encoding Cof-type HAD-IIB family hydrolase produces the protein MAINPKAVFLDMDGTILNHTNEVSIDTKEIIDELRSAGIFVFVATGRSADELAEMLPEGFAVDGIITANGMAGYIGEEVVFEHVLPIELVKTIITKARERKIYYELFPHGQARLVLNQDKGFVEAAVRDPKPDSVQINEWISRQKAIEEEIEWTDEITGTHFSKFYFFARTRDEINDWKVELEMLQENMEFTMTPSSPHNAEVMVAGVSKASGIEQMLKRFDLIGCETLAIGDSDNDIKMFDYVSHAVAMKNAADHIKDVVDEVTEFSCDENGVYHYLRTKVCSGIDMKVSRV, from the coding sequence GTGGCAATTAACCCTAAAGCTGTCTTTTTAGATATGGACGGGACAATTTTAAATCATACTAACGAAGTGAGCATAGATACGAAAGAAATTATAGATGAGCTGCGAAGCGCTGGGATATTCGTTTTCGTGGCAACAGGCAGATCCGCTGATGAACTGGCAGAGATGCTGCCGGAAGGTTTTGCGGTGGATGGCATTATTACTGCAAACGGCATGGCCGGTTATATCGGAGAAGAAGTGGTGTTTGAGCACGTGCTGCCGATAGAATTGGTGAAAACCATTATTACGAAGGCGCGGGAACGCAAAATCTATTACGAGCTTTTTCCGCATGGCCAAGCGCGGCTAGTGCTGAATCAGGACAAAGGGTTCGTGGAAGCGGCAGTTCGAGATCCAAAGCCTGATTCCGTGCAGATCAACGAATGGATCTCACGCCAAAAAGCGATTGAAGAAGAAATTGAATGGACGGACGAAATTACAGGTACTCATTTTTCAAAATTTTATTTTTTTGCAAGAACCCGCGATGAAATCAATGACTGGAAAGTTGAATTGGAAATGCTGCAAGAGAACATGGAATTTACGATGACTCCTTCTTCGCCGCATAATGCCGAAGTGATGGTCGCAGGCGTCAGCAAAGCATCGGGAATCGAACAAATGCTGAAGCGGTTTGACTTAATTGGCTGTGAGACCTTAGCTATCGGGGACAGCGACAATGATATCAAGATGTTTGACTATGTTAGCCATGCCGTGGCGATGAAAAATGCGGCGGATCATATTAAAGACGTGGTAGATGAAGTCACGGAATTTAGCTGCGACGAAAATGGTGTCTATCATTACCTGAGAACGAAGGTATGTTCTGGAATCGACATGAAGGTATCGAGAGTATAG